One part of the Phycisphaeraceae bacterium genome encodes these proteins:
- a CDS encoding carbon starvation protein A, translating into METVLIALGSFVLYIIAYRTYGTWLARKIFSIDPSRTPPSIECEDGVDFVPSKRSLVFGHHFTSIAGTGPIVGPAVAVVWGWVPALIWVLVGSVVMGAVHDFGSVIISMRHKGRTIADLASDVVNPRVRLLFLIVVLVGLWIVLAIFGLVIAVIFKVYPSSVAPVWLQIPIAIGLGVWMRRGGNVALGTIVAVVLMYTTIIASAMLPSTHVVIPSSITAHISDVAVWTILLLIYVFIASVLPVQTLLQPRDYINAWQLIIAMGLLLLGVLVAHPTIAADTVQVAPAPASNGAPVPAFFPFLFVTIACGAVSGFHCLVSSGCSSRQLRSEADAQFVGYGAMLTEGFLATLVIIACVAGIGLGTGSGQFVTNEAGRSVETIIIGRQAWLHHYGTWGGDGGLPNILKPFVTGSANMMESFGLSHSIAIAIMGVFVASFAATTLDSATRLQRYIIAELAGQSAGTHTGFQIRALHNRYVATGVAVVTAFMLAISDAFTAPGGLAAAGKGGLLLWPVFGATNQLLAGLALLVITVWLVKQKKPAWVTAIPMTFMLIMTGWAIALQTESFSQAKGKTHLLIIAVLMLIMEVWIVIEGVLVMLKARTNAIPAVHAGE; encoded by the coding sequence ATGGAAACTGTTCTGATCGCGCTCGGCTCGTTCGTCCTCTACATCATCGCCTATCGCACCTACGGCACGTGGCTCGCGAGGAAGATCTTCTCGATCGATCCATCGCGGACGCCACCCAGCATCGAGTGCGAGGACGGCGTGGACTTTGTGCCCAGCAAACGAAGCCTTGTGTTCGGCCATCACTTCACGTCAATCGCCGGAACGGGCCCGATCGTCGGCCCGGCGGTCGCTGTCGTCTGGGGATGGGTTCCCGCGCTGATCTGGGTGCTTGTCGGCTCGGTCGTCATGGGCGCAGTGCACGACTTCGGCTCGGTCATCATCTCCATGCGTCACAAGGGACGCACCATTGCCGACCTTGCCAGCGACGTAGTCAATCCGCGTGTGCGCCTGCTGTTTCTCATCGTCGTACTGGTCGGGCTCTGGATCGTGCTAGCAATCTTCGGTCTCGTGATCGCGGTGATCTTCAAGGTGTACCCATCCAGTGTCGCGCCTGTCTGGCTCCAGATTCCGATCGCGATCGGGCTCGGCGTCTGGATGCGTCGCGGCGGCAATGTCGCGCTCGGCACGATCGTCGCAGTCGTGCTGATGTACACCACGATCATAGCGAGCGCAATGCTTCCATCGACACATGTCGTCATCCCATCGAGCATCACAGCACACATTAGCGACGTTGCTGTATGGACTATCCTTCTGCTGATCTACGTCTTTATCGCCAGTGTGCTCCCGGTGCAGACACTGCTCCAGCCAAGAGACTACATCAACGCGTGGCAACTTATCATCGCGATGGGTTTGTTGCTGCTCGGCGTCCTAGTTGCGCATCCGACAATCGCTGCGGATACTGTGCAGGTTGCACCTGCACCAGCGAGCAACGGCGCCCCCGTGCCTGCATTCTTCCCCTTCCTGTTCGTTACGATCGCGTGCGGCGCAGTCTCCGGGTTTCACTGTCTCGTGTCCAGCGGGTGCTCGAGCAGGCAGCTTCGCTCCGAGGCAGACGCGCAGTTCGTCGGATACGGCGCGATGCTCACCGAGGGGTTCCTTGCAACACTCGTCATCATCGCGTGTGTTGCTGGCATCGGCCTTGGCACGGGCTCCGGTCAGTTTGTGACAAACGAAGCAGGCCGGTCGGTAGAAACAATCATCATTGGTCGTCAGGCGTGGCTCCATCACTACGGTACATGGGGCGGTGATGGCGGGCTGCCAAACATCCTGAAACCCTTCGTCACTGGATCGGCAAACATGATGGAGTCGTTCGGGCTCTCCCACTCCATTGCCATTGCGATTATGGGCGTGTTCGTTGCGTCATTCGCTGCAACAACACTCGACAGCGCAACGCGTCTGCAGCGATACATCATTGCGGAACTCGCGGGGCAGAGTGCTGGCACACATACTGGGTTCCAGATCCGCGCACTGCACAATCGGTACGTTGCGACCGGGGTCGCGGTTGTCACCGCGTTCATGCTCGCGATCTCCGACGCTTTCACCGCACCGGGAGGACTGGCAGCAGCCGGCAAGGGCGGCCTACTTTTGTGGCCCGTCTTTGGCGCAACCAATCAACTCCTTGCAGGGCTTGCTCTGCTCGTCATCACCGTCTGGCTCGTCAAACAGAAGAAGCCCGCGTGGGTCACTGCCATCCCGATGACATTCATGCTGATCATGACCGGCTGGGCGATCGCACTCCAGACCGAGAGCTTCTCTCAAGCGAAGGGCAAGACGCACCTGCTGATCATCGCTGTGCTGATGCTGATCATGGAGGTGTGGATCGTGATCGAGGGGGTGCTGGTCATGCTGAAAGCCCGCACCAATGCCATCCCCGCTGTGCATGCGGGGGAATAG
- a CDS encoding ACT domain-containing protein translates to MTISLPTHVTAGLFGMTKLNAADPLPEVIQNASPCFVARTADELSIIASLEIIESIGKSVGRFRLISVAMTFGTTETGILSSLVVPLADAGIWILSLGTHDTDYILLRDDQFDAAIAALKDAGHQIT, encoded by the coding sequence ATGACTATCTCACTCCCAACTCATGTAACAGCTGGCCTCTTCGGCATGACAAAGCTCAATGCTGCTGACCCATTGCCCGAGGTGATTCAGAACGCTTCGCCGTGCTTTGTTGCGCGCACTGCTGACGAACTCTCGATCATCGCGTCGCTGGAGATCATTGAATCCATCGGCAAAAGTGTGGGCCGGTTCCGCCTGATCTCTGTTGCGATGACGTTCGGAACAACTGAGACCGGCATCCTGTCCAGCTTGGTCGTTCCGCTTGCTGACGCGGGCATCTGGATCCTGTCGCTGGGCACGCACGATACCGACTACATCCTGCTGCGAGACGACCAGTTCGATGCTGCCATTGCTGCACTCAAAGATGCTGGGCACCAGATCACCTGA
- a CDS encoding PadR family transcriptional regulator → MAKQSQPSETATLDPELRRGLLVLAVLSMLRTAQYGYSLRQALGHAGLAIEEGTLYPLLRRLESQGLLESEWRDQDGPRRRYYTLSQQGVQHYASMIDSWNELSATVNHLIEKQ, encoded by the coding sequence ATGGCCAAACAATCCCAGCCATCAGAAACTGCAACGCTGGATCCAGAGCTGCGCCGCGGCCTGCTGGTGCTGGCGGTGCTTTCAATGCTGAGGACTGCCCAGTATGGCTATTCACTCCGGCAGGCACTCGGTCATGCTGGGCTTGCCATCGAAGAGGGCACGCTCTACCCGCTCCTGCGACGACTCGAGTCGCAGGGTCTTCTTGAGAGCGAGTGGCGCGATCAGGATGGTCCACGCCGAAGGTATTACACGCTCAGCCAGCAGGGCGTTCAGCATTACGCATCGATGATTGACAGCTGGAACGAACTATCTGCCACGGTCAACCACCTGATCGAGAAGCAGTAG
- a CDS encoding pseudouridine-5'-phosphate glycosidase, with translation MDIERRVASPAVALETTLILHGVPRDAALPLVDQLGDAVRASGANPALVGVIAGKPTVGLTRHEIEDLLAASKVPKANTSNLGVLMHRKSHAATTVSTTMEIASGAGLRVFATGGLGGVHKGFSEHLDISSDLAALARTPMVVVCSGVKSILDVASTRELLETLGVTVVGYRTDTFPAFYLRDAGSSVDVRMDDAKEIAAFASHELARSGRAIVVANPVPIDHELTQQDWDEYMERARAHVERTDSSAYGRNATPALLAALHETSGGRTLTANIALAVSNAGLAGKIAAAMK, from the coding sequence ATGGATATCGAACGTCGCGTCGCAAGCCCTGCGGTTGCACTGGAGACAACGCTGATCCTCCACGGCGTGCCGAGAGATGCGGCATTACCACTGGTTGATCAACTGGGTGATGCTGTGAGAGCATCCGGAGCGAATCCGGCACTGGTCGGCGTGATTGCAGGCAAGCCAACTGTTGGACTGACACGTCATGAGATAGAAGATCTCCTTGCAGCATCCAAAGTGCCAAAGGCCAACACGTCAAACCTTGGCGTGCTGATGCACAGAAAGTCTCACGCAGCAACAACCGTCAGCACGACCATGGAGATCGCATCTGGTGCAGGTTTGCGCGTCTTTGCAACGGGCGGGCTTGGTGGTGTTCACAAGGGATTCAGCGAACATCTTGATATCAGCAGCGACCTGGCGGCGCTCGCTCGCACGCCCATGGTTGTCGTGTGCTCGGGGGTGAAGTCGATTCTTGACGTTGCATCTACACGGGAACTTCTGGAAACACTTGGCGTGACGGTGGTCGGGTATAGGACAGATACTTTTCCAGCGTTCTATCTTCGCGATGCGGGATCGTCTGTCGATGTGCGCATGGATGATGCGAAGGAGATCGCAGCGTTTGCATCACACGAGTTGGCGCGCAGTGGCCGCGCGATTGTTGTTGCGAATCCTGTACCGATAGACCACGAACTGACACAACAGGATTGGGACGAGTACATGGAACGCGCGAGGGCGCATGTCGAGCGTACAGACAGCAGTGCATACGGACGCAACGCAACACCGGCGCTACTTGCTGCGCTGCACGAGACGTCCGGCGGGCGCACGTTGACCGCGAACATTGCGCTTGCGGTCAGCAATGCTGGGCTTGCAGGGAAGATTGCTGCTGCGATGAAGTAG
- a CDS encoding cyclase family protein codes for MTESGTIIDISPVINPAMQVFPGDTPPERRVLLDMHDGANITLSTLTTTVHVASHADAESHYVIDGKTIDEMDLSRYLGPCVVVGIDDAKIDRDNLRVGLDAIIGDTLHPRVLIQTGTQPDKQVFNQDFCGLAPELIDALGERGVRTLGVDVPSVDPATSKDLPAHAACARNNIAILEGLVLDAVTPGVYELIALPLKLRGFDGSPVRAVLRTLDQASATDAG; via the coding sequence ATGACCGAATCAGGCACGATCATCGATATCTCGCCAGTTATCAATCCGGCGATGCAGGTGTTCCCGGGCGACACGCCGCCGGAACGTCGCGTGCTGCTGGATATGCACGATGGTGCGAATATCACGCTCTCGACGCTGACGACGACGGTACATGTGGCAAGCCACGCCGATGCCGAGAGCCATTACGTAATCGATGGGAAAACGATCGACGAGATGGATCTGTCGCGTTATCTGGGGCCGTGCGTGGTGGTTGGTATCGATGATGCGAAGATTGATCGTGACAATCTTCGCGTCGGACTCGATGCGATCATCGGCGATACCTTGCATCCACGCGTCCTGATCCAGACCGGGACACAGCCAGACAAGCAGGTGTTCAATCAGGATTTCTGCGGGCTTGCGCCGGAACTCATCGACGCGCTGGGAGAACGGGGTGTGCGAACCCTCGGCGTGGATGTGCCTAGCGTTGACCCCGCAACAAGCAAGGATCTCCCTGCGCATGCCGCGTGTGCGCGCAACAACATCGCGATACTGGAAGGGCTTGTGCTCGACGCGGTGACGCCCGGCGTGTATGAGTTGATCGCTCTGCCACTCAAACTGCGGGGATTTGACGGGAGCCCGGTCCGCGCGGTGCTGAGAACGCTGGATCAAGCTTCCGCAACCGACGCTGGATGA
- a CDS encoding DUF4872 domain-containing protein, with protein sequence MTKHKEFKLHVRQRMERTGERYTTARAHLLAKLAGSKETALVTTDSGYAFAPGICRDTGAARNMLSSLGVRTPGSDEPLSEAMITGIAGGIGFLYIVFEYKGFPPLLSTLMRYDTSADQFVMNGIDRMGIGAITHETTSAAKAEKTLLAALDDNRPVLCVVDAMSLNQIVGPAMLKGNAPKVVCATGYDGDQIVLDTGGSTPLTISRKDFAQARAAFKKGKNKLLEVPRDARPENIVSVIHDAIAKTADRYENAPYKGYASNFGFAGMRRWAKMLTDDRDLKGWATLFPEGRLACLGLRRVYEGLTCEMTPPAGGRAMYAEFLREAATLAKHSAYTNAAYAYDTAATHWSSIATFIADCDIREVRSGCDMIDSYSEMLDANAIKNGEAEWIKLRDSTASCDITHEQAMSIYADLARLVENAIEAETHAASLLCDAVASVA encoded by the coding sequence GTGACCAAGCACAAGGAATTCAAACTCCACGTCCGCCAGCGCATGGAGCGCACAGGCGAGCGATATACCACAGCACGGGCGCATCTGCTCGCAAAGCTCGCTGGTTCAAAGGAAACCGCACTCGTTACAACCGATTCCGGCTACGCGTTTGCGCCAGGTATCTGCCGCGACACGGGTGCTGCACGCAACATGCTCAGTTCACTCGGTGTTCGCACACCAGGATCTGATGAGCCTCTGTCTGAAGCGATGATCACCGGCATCGCGGGTGGCATCGGATTTCTCTATATTGTGTTCGAATACAAGGGCTTTCCGCCGTTGCTCTCGACACTTATGCGCTACGACACGTCGGCAGATCAGTTCGTGATGAACGGCATCGACAGAATGGGCATCGGCGCGATCACCCATGAAACAACCAGCGCAGCCAAAGCGGAGAAGACTCTGCTTGCTGCACTCGACGACAATCGACCCGTCCTGTGCGTTGTTGACGCGATGAGCCTGAACCAGATCGTCGGGCCGGCGATGCTCAAGGGCAACGCACCAAAGGTTGTCTGCGCAACGGGCTATGACGGCGACCAGATCGTCCTCGATACCGGTGGCAGTACACCACTGACCATCTCGCGCAAGGACTTTGCGCAGGCACGAGCAGCATTCAAAAAGGGAAAGAACAAACTGCTCGAAGTTCCCCGCGATGCGAGGCCTGAAAACATTGTCTCTGTGATCCACGATGCAATCGCAAAGACTGCCGATCGGTACGAGAACGCGCCGTACAAGGGATATGCATCAAACTTTGGGTTCGCGGGTATGCGCAGGTGGGCGAAGATGCTCACCGATGATCGCGATCTCAAGGGTTGGGCGACGCTCTTCCCCGAGGGCAGGCTGGCGTGTCTCGGATTGCGTCGCGTGTATGAGGGCCTGACCTGCGAGATGACACCCCCGGCTGGGGGCCGCGCGATGTACGCTGAGTTTCTGCGTGAAGCAGCAACACTCGCAAAGCACAGCGCCTATACCAACGCTGCGTATGCGTACGACACCGCTGCTACTCACTGGTCAAGTATCGCAACATTTATCGCCGACTGCGATATCCGCGAGGTCCGTAGTGGCTGCGACATGATCGACAGCTACTCTGAGATGCTCGATGCCAACGCGATTAAAAACGGCGAGGCAGAGTGGATCAAACTCCGCGATTCGACTGCCTCTTGCGACATTACACACGAGCAGGCGATGTCGATTTACGCCGACCTTGCCCGTCTTGTAGAAAATGCGATCGAAGCAGAGACACATGCAGCAAGTCTGCTTTGTGATGCTGTCGCATCAGTTGCATAG
- a CDS encoding PEP-CTERM sorting domain-containing protein (PEP-CTERM proteins occur, often in large numbers, in the proteomes of bacteria that also encode an exosortase, a predicted intramembrane cysteine proteinase. The presence of a PEP-CTERM domain at a protein's C-terminus predicts cleavage within the sorting domain, followed by covalent anchoring to some some component of the (usually Gram-negative) cell surface. Many PEP-CTERM proteins exhibit an unusual sequence composition that includes large numbers of potential glycosylation sites. Expression of one such protein has been shown restore the ability of a bacterium to form floc, a type of biofilm.): MKLQNVDKLYSAVSAMFVFASLASAQPHATFAIDVIGGVVSPSNPSVTVRVSGVFPETWYALGYAEFDLISSDETGEFSNLFIPAPIGPYPHGTWGCVNTLAGAIVSGSIIEAGFFQLNAVGCVAHTGTPLPIWEGTWTATDFTPRTVTLHTDNTQEFRVLVDSTATFGYDFVAAGWFDHGFGSITVVPAPSSGALMLAGMMCIARRRR; encoded by the coding sequence ATGAAACTGCAAAATGTTGATAAGTTGTATTCCGCAGTGTCTGCGATGTTCGTGTTTGCCTCTCTTGCCAGCGCGCAGCCACATGCAACATTTGCAATTGATGTGATTGGTGGCGTTGTGTCGCCATCAAACCCATCAGTGACGGTGCGTGTGTCCGGTGTGTTCCCGGAGACGTGGTATGCGCTCGGGTACGCAGAATTCGATCTGATCAGTTCGGACGAAACAGGCGAGTTCAGCAATCTGTTTATACCAGCGCCGATCGGCCCATATCCGCACGGAACGTGGGGATGTGTCAATACCTTGGCTGGCGCAATTGTTAGTGGCAGCATTATTGAAGCGGGTTTTTTCCAGTTGAATGCGGTTGGTTGCGTGGCACATACTGGCACGCCCCTTCCCATTTGGGAGGGAACGTGGACGGCGACGGACTTCACACCGCGCACGGTCACTCTGCACACGGACAACACACAAGAGTTTCGTGTGCTTGTTGATAGCACAGCCACATTCGGATATGACTTTGTAGCCGCGGGATGGTTCGATCACGGGTTTGGTTCGATCACGGTCGTGCCTGCGCCGTCGTCTGGCGCGCTGATGCTGGCCGGGATGATGTGCATCGCTCGCAGGAGACGATAG
- a CDS encoding SRPBCC family protein translates to MPTFVMSTHVKAPLEQVFAVFTDLEKAADRIPAITKMEMLTKGPFGEGTRWRETRLMFKKEATEEMWVTGFNPPNSYTVRAESHGSIYETLFEFTPEGDGTKVQWTFNCTYQSIGAKIMGPIFSVLMKGMMKKCMQEDLDALRDVCEGKMQD, encoded by the coding sequence ATGCCAACCTTTGTCATGAGCACGCACGTCAAGGCACCACTCGAACAGGTCTTCGCTGTGTTTACCGATCTTGAAAAGGCTGCAGACCGAATCCCCGCGATCACGAAGATGGAGATGCTCACCAAAGGTCCCTTCGGCGAGGGCACGCGCTGGCGCGAGACGCGACTGATGTTCAAGAAGGAAGCGACCGAGGAGATGTGGGTCACGGGGTTCAACCCGCCGAACAGCTACACCGTAAGGGCAGAGTCCCATGGCTCGATCTACGAGACGCTCTTCGAGTTCACACCCGAAGGCGACGGCACCAAAGTCCAGTGGACGTTCAACTGCACGTACCAGTCGATCGGCGCGAAGATCATGGGCCCGATCTTCAGCGTGCTGATGAAAGGCATGATGAAAAAGTGCATGCAAGAAGATCTTGATGCGCTGCGCGATGTGTGTGAGGGGAAGATGCAAGATTAA
- a CDS encoding TlpA family protein disulfide reductase: MNSCSGLRTSSLCRMGLLGVFATIIASGACAQQTDIPKNTDEAVRVYEQLVERYAAFQAYQDTGALKYDIQIDGDDSMFGGMNSWPDQPMSFSLDRPGKFLLKLGGQIGTTLQSDGSQMWIVSDTAEQYIEVDRPEQIDLQALSVKYPTAQFTSHPVAGILLNEMRVKSPTTPVGVKPEERNGVMGQRLYLHMRYTEDSMPGWGDVDLPGTMWIGSDGLIHEFTIDYTDAYNDMMAEYGGGGGDTDPNDRFAGDAPEEDTDAFDFGGFEMPTYKKMAYTFVIDNPTITPDFAPNIFAFEAPSGYEKVDEISMPWDDMDFDFDATSQQDLALTLVGNEAPAWTCETLEGGELSLADLRGSVVVMDFWATWCGPCVAAMPHMQKLHEKYENEGVVFLGINQDFGNSEAVEKFLEKNKVTIRQVMDDGTIGTDYHVSGIPTLALVDKQGVVQHISVGFGGEAEAEELAHHIDAVLAGEQLFNNEDVVPIGHIDESAIVTSTPIENINPDSFTLDGKLRNVTSPSMPGMVGGQLIEHDVDGDGVKEFVGLSGTMPASKIAIVTPDGTDSRTISLKGMARQAMVQGLGVDGEGEHLRFLVSAMHTNMRNAENTLYMFDQNGEEVWSYSPDVDANAFSQLSFRLGDIDNDGKREVVVGIMVMDMRSYSNHSYVAIIDADAGDLLAMTSIGNVHVQGINLTEPDEHGTQMVLAVTDRGVERLAWKRP; encoded by the coding sequence ATGAACAGTTGTTCCGGTTTGCGTACGAGTTCTTTGTGCCGTATGGGTCTGCTAGGAGTATTTGCAACGATCATTGCTTCCGGAGCGTGCGCGCAGCAAACAGACATCCCAAAGAATACAGATGAAGCGGTGCGAGTCTATGAGCAGCTCGTCGAACGCTATGCCGCGTTTCAGGCCTATCAGGATACCGGAGCATTGAAGTATGACATCCAGATCGATGGTGACGACTCGATGTTTGGCGGAATGAATAGCTGGCCTGATCAACCGATGTCATTCAGTCTCGATCGGCCGGGGAAGTTCCTGCTCAAGCTGGGCGGCCAGATTGGCACTACATTGCAGTCGGACGGCTCGCAGATGTGGATTGTGTCCGATACTGCTGAACAGTACATTGAGGTTGATCGGCCTGAACAGATTGATCTTCAAGCGTTGAGTGTGAAGTACCCAACTGCGCAGTTCACCTCGCATCCAGTTGCGGGGATACTGCTCAATGAGATGCGAGTGAAATCACCAACGACGCCTGTTGGCGTGAAGCCGGAAGAACGCAATGGAGTAATGGGCCAGCGACTTTACCTGCACATGCGGTATACGGAGGACAGTATGCCCGGATGGGGCGATGTTGATCTTCCGGGCACCATGTGGATCGGGTCCGATGGTCTCATTCATGAGTTTACGATCGACTACACCGATGCGTACAACGACATGATGGCTGAGTACGGTGGGGGCGGTGGAGACACGGATCCAAACGACAGGTTCGCTGGCGATGCGCCCGAGGAAGATACTGATGCGTTCGACTTTGGTGGGTTTGAGATGCCGACGTACAAGAAGATGGCGTATACATTCGTCATCGACAACCCAACCATTACGCCCGACTTTGCACCCAATATATTTGCATTTGAGGCACCCTCCGGATACGAGAAGGTTGACGAGATCTCCATGCCGTGGGATGACATGGACTTTGATTTTGATGCAACTTCCCAGCAGGACCTCGCATTGACGCTTGTAGGCAACGAAGCTCCGGCATGGACGTGCGAAACGCTTGAAGGCGGCGAACTCTCGCTTGCTGACCTGCGCGGGAGTGTTGTAGTAATGGACTTCTGGGCAACGTGGTGCGGTCCGTGTGTTGCTGCAATGCCGCACATGCAAAAACTCCATGAGAAGTATGAGAATGAAGGCGTTGTGTTTCTCGGGATCAATCAGGATTTTGGAAACTCTGAAGCCGTTGAAAAGTTCCTAGAGAAGAATAAGGTCACGATCCGGCAGGTGATGGACGACGGCACAATTGGCACCGACTATCACGTTTCAGGCATCCCGACACTCGCCCTGGTCGACAAGCAAGGCGTCGTGCAGCACATTTCCGTCGGATTCGGTGGTGAAGCAGAAGCCGAGGAACTTGCACATCACATTGATGCAGTGCTTGCAGGCGAGCAGTTGTTCAATAATGAGGACGTTGTCCCGATCGGCCACATTGATGAATCGGCGATAGTGACGTCAACCCCTATTGAGAATATCAACCCGGACTCGTTCACGTTGGATGGAAAACTGCGAAACGTGACGAGCCCGTCGATGCCCGGCATGGTGGGTGGGCAGCTTATCGAGCACGATGTCGATGGCGATGGTGTAAAGGAGTTTGTGGGATTGAGTGGCACGATGCCCGCGTCGAAGATTGCGATCGTGACACCGGACGGCACAGACAGCCGAACGATCAGTCTCAAAGGGATGGCGCGTCAGGCGATGGTGCAGGGACTTGGTGTGGACGGCGAGGGTGAGCATCTCCGGTTCCTTGTTTCCGCCATGCACACCAATATGCGCAATGCTGAGAACACGCTATACATGTTCGATCAGAATGGTGAGGAGGTATGGTCGTATTCACCCGATGTCGATGCAAATGCCTTTTCGCAACTCAGCTTCAGGCTCGGTGATATCGATAACGATGGCAAGCGAGAGGTGGTTGTGGGCATTATGGTCATGGATATGCGGTCGTACTCGAATCACAGCTATGTTGCGATCATTGATGCAGATGCTGGTGACCTGCTCGCAATGACAAGTATTGGGAACGTGCATGTGCAGGGGATCAACCTGACTGAGCCCGATGAGCATGGGACACAGATGGTCCTTGCTGTGACCGATCGGGGCGTGGAGCGGCTGGCATGGAAGCGACCGTGA
- a CDS encoding AAA family ATPase, translating into MASVYMGNIEAIDRLIRCLLARGHMLIEDVPGVGKTVLATSLARSLDCAFSRIQMTPDLLPADVLGVNVLDMKSGSFEFKPGPIFANIVLADEINRTTPRTQTALLEAMGEATVSIDGITRQLESPFMVVATQNPHDFEGTYPLPENQLDRFLMRMSLGYPDANVEADILEQRPSQAHLHNIHAVATRAQVSHWQDATDSVRLDRSLIDYIVAIAEATRNDDELTLGLSTRGSLALSQAARASAMLRGRDYCIPEDITENLHIVVGHRILARSYSSRDDIAQQVLDRIIHRVPSPA; encoded by the coding sequence ATGGCTTCCGTCTACATGGGCAATATCGAAGCGATTGATCGGCTTATACGGTGTCTGCTTGCGCGTGGACACATGCTCATAGAGGATGTCCCCGGTGTCGGAAAGACTGTCCTTGCCACGTCGCTCGCCAGAAGCCTCGACTGCGCGTTCTCACGCATCCAGATGACACCCGATCTGCTTCCCGCGGACGTGCTCGGCGTGAACGTGCTCGACATGAAATCCGGGTCGTTCGAGTTCAAGCCCGGCCCCATCTTTGCCAACATCGTGCTCGCAGACGAGATCAATCGCACAACGCCTCGCACGCAAACCGCGCTCCTTGAAGCGATGGGTGAAGCGACTGTTTCGATCGACGGGATTACGCGCCAACTCGAATCACCATTCATGGTCGTTGCAACGCAAAATCCGCACGACTTTGAGGGCACATACCCGCTTCCAGAAAACCAACTCGACCGGTTTCTCATGCGAATGAGCCTCGGCTATCCCGATGCGAACGTCGAAGCGGATATTCTTGAACAGCGCCCGTCGCAAGCCCACCTTCATAACATTCACGCGGTTGCAACACGCGCACAGGTGTCGCATTGGCAGGACGCGACCGATAGTGTGCGCCTGGACCGCTCGCTCATCGACTACATCGTTGCTATTGCAGAAGCAACTCGCAACGACGACGAGCTTACGCTTGGACTCTCGACGCGAGGCTCGCTCGCACTGAGTCAGGCAGCACGCGCGTCAGCTATGCTCCGCGGACGCGACTACTGCATCCCCGAGGACATCACCGAGAACCTGCACATCGTTGTCGGGCATCGCATCCTGGCGCGTTCGTACTCATCGCGCGACGATATTGCACAGCAGGTGCTTGATCGGATTATTCATCGAGTGCCCAGCCCAGCCTGA